CCTCCCGCCCGCTCGCATGAGCCGCGTGGCGCTGAGCCGCCTTTCGTTAGCTCCTTCGTGTGCGACTCTCAGTACGCGCCCCGTCCTCCAAACACCCGAAACGGCGTCAGCGCCATGATCTTGAGGTCGAGCCACAGCGACTGCTCCTTGATGTACCGGCAGTCCAGCTTGACCCTCTCGTCGAAGTCGACGTCCGCACGCCCCGATACCTGCCACAGGCCCGTGATTCCCGAAGGGACTGCGAGCCGCGCCAGGTGCCAGTCCGCGTACACGTCCACGTCGAAACTGGTGGGGCGCGGTCCGACGAGGCTCATGTCGCCTCGAAGCACGCTCAGGACGTTGGGAATCTCGTCCAGGCTCAGCCGCCTCAGAATTCGTCCCACGCGCGTCACGCGGGGATCGTCCTTGATCTTGAAGTCGATCGAGTTCGGACCGTGCGCGTTCAGCGTGCGCAGCGACTCCTTCAGCT
This DNA window, taken from Candidatus Eisenbacteria bacterium, encodes the following:
- a CDS encoding sugar transferase, giving the protein DVVSGLAILALTLPLFLLVAAAIKVDSRGPVFYRQWRTGLNGRRFRLYKFRTMRQDADKLKESLRTLNAHGPNSIDFKIKDDPRVTRVGRILRRLSLDEIPNVLSVLRGDMSLVGPRPTSFDVDVYADWHLARLAVPSGITGLWQVSGRADVDFDERVKLDCRYIKEQSLWLDLKIMALTPFRVFGGRGAY